One window from the genome of Tolypothrix sp. NIES-4075 encodes:
- a CDS encoding CHAT domain-containing protein produces MFSQVEPPNGQVLIEQGRKFYEAGELSTAVTILQQAVAASQAKKDKLGEAIALSNLSLAFKQLGQWEKAEMAIAQSLQILTTLQNTPNSASVFAQTLEIQGNLQLELGKAELALNTWKQAENIYKKAGDEVGKTRSLINQSIAQQALGQYLLSRMTLKQMYHRLEKQPDSLVKATALRSLGDVVQLIGDLEESLKVLLKSRDIAEKLQSPPEISAALLSLGNIYAALANRESQLDTTNIEQYTPLHYLNTSVFTQDPKTIKFYQQAAQFYLEAANTSTSSLGQIQAQLNRLSMLLSLQKWSQAQQLSSEIQLKLTKIPPSRTAIYAQINLAQSLVHLKQAISADIPSWKEIAQSLATAIKQARSIDDKRSEAYALGALGGLYLKTEDIANAQKLTEQALIQAQAIKANDIAYLWQWQLGQILKIKGDITGAIAFYTQAVDTLKFLRNDLIALNPDVQFSFRDNVEPVYRQLVDLLLQPIAKRGEGGEGGMGRQKGAGEELPIPHYPFPITHSQFSVSQDNLKQARNVIEALQLSELENFFREACLQEKPKQIDDVVDKIDSTAAVIYPIILKDRIEIILKLPNKSELSHYRTYKQANEVEITLEKLGQYLKEPDRVNDVKKLSQKIYSWLIQPLEADLAKINMKTLVFVLDGSLRNIPMGVLYDNKHKEYLIEKYAIALAPGLQLIDPKRLRRGELNVLIAGVSEERKIEGRSFPPLKNVIVESEKIHSTIPKSQELLNRTFTEKNVQNQIKEAAFSVVHIATHGEFSSNAEKTFILTWEQLLKVKDFDNLLRLRTTSDRAIELLVLSACQTASGDKRATLGLAGIAVRAGTRSTLATLWSIEDQSTAELMNQFYKHLADTRETKAEALRHAQLALLAKYQTPYFWAPYVLVGNWL; encoded by the coding sequence GTGTTTTCTCAAGTTGAACCGCCAAATGGTCAAGTATTGATTGAGCAAGGTCGAAAATTCTATGAAGCTGGAGAGTTATCGACAGCGGTGACGATTTTACAACAAGCAGTAGCTGCTTCGCAAGCGAAAAAAGATAAATTGGGAGAAGCGATCGCCTTAAGTAATCTCTCGTTAGCCTTTAAGCAACTCGGACAATGGGAAAAAGCAGAAATGGCGATCGCTCAAAGTCTGCAAATCTTAACAACCTTACAAAATACCCCAAATTCCGCATCAGTTTTCGCGCAAACATTAGAAATCCAGGGAAATCTGCAATTAGAACTAGGTAAAGCAGAACTTGCTTTAAACACATGGAAACAAGCTGAAAATATCTACAAAAAAGCAGGTGATGAAGTTGGTAAAACTCGCAGCTTAATTAACCAAAGCATTGCCCAACAAGCCTTAGGGCAATACCTACTGTCTCGCATGACATTAAAGCAAATGTACCACCGTCTAGAAAAACAACCAGACTCATTGGTTAAAGCTACCGCTTTACGCAGCCTGGGTGATGTGGTGCAATTAATTGGTGATTTAGAAGAATCCTTAAAAGTTTTACTGAAAAGTCGGGACATAGCCGAAAAATTACAATCTCCTCCAGAAATAAGCGCTGCTTTGCTCAGTTTAGGTAACATTTACGCAGCTTTAGCTAATAGAGAATCGCAGCTAGACACTACAAATATTGAACAGTATACGCCCCTGCACTATTTAAACACGTCTGTCTTCACTCAAGATCCAAAAACTATCAAATTTTACCAACAGGCAGCGCAATTTTATTTAGAAGCTGCTAACACATCTACTTCATCGCTTGGGCAAATCCAAGCACAACTAAATCGACTGAGTATGTTGTTATCACTACAAAAATGGTCGCAAGCACAACAATTATCATCTGAGATACAGTTAAAACTGACGAAAATACCACCCAGCCGAACGGCAATTTATGCCCAAATTAATTTAGCTCAGAGTTTGGTACACTTAAAACAAGCTATCAGTGCAGACATACCTTCTTGGAAAGAAATTGCTCAAAGTTTGGCAACAGCGATTAAACAAGCTAGAAGCATTGACGATAAGCGTTCGGAAGCTTATGCTCTCGGTGCGCTGGGTGGATTGTATCTGAAAACCGAAGATATAGCGAACGCGCAGAAGTTGACCGAGCAAGCTTTGATACAAGCTCAGGCAATTAAAGCCAACGATATTGCTTATCTTTGGCAATGGCAATTAGGACAGATACTCAAAATTAAAGGCGATATTACTGGAGCGATCGCCTTCTATACTCAAGCAGTAGATACCTTGAAATTTTTACGCAATGATTTGATTGCCCTGAATCCAGATGTGCAATTTAGCTTTCGAGATAATGTAGAACCTGTATATCGGCAATTAGTTGATTTACTCTTGCAACCGATAGCAAAGAGGGGGGAAGGGGGAGAGGGGGGGATGGGAAGACAAAAGGGAGCAGGGGAGGAATTACCCATTCCCCATTACCCATTCCCCATTACCCATTCCCAATTTTCAGTTAGTCAAGATAACTTAAAGCAAGCGCGGAATGTGATTGAAGCTTTGCAATTAAGTGAACTAGAAAACTTTTTTCGGGAAGCTTGTTTACAAGAGAAACCAAAACAAATTGATGACGTGGTTGACAAAATTGATTCGACAGCAGCAGTTATTTATCCGATTATTTTAAAAGACCGCATAGAAATTATTCTCAAGCTACCAAATAAAAGCGAACTTAGCCACTATAGGACTTACAAACAAGCAAACGAAGTTGAAATTACGTTAGAGAAATTAGGGCAATATCTCAAAGAACCCGACCGGGTTAATGATGTAAAAAAACTCTCCCAAAAAATTTATAGCTGGTTGATTCAACCACTGGAAGCTGATTTAGCAAAGATAAACATGAAAACCTTAGTATTCGTACTGGATGGTTCTTTGCGAAATATTCCGATGGGTGTTCTTTATGATAATAAACACAAAGAATATTTAATCGAAAAATATGCGATCGCTTTAGCTCCTGGTTTGCAACTTATTGACCCCAAACGTTTGCGACGAGGAGAATTAAATGTTTTAATTGCTGGAGTTAGCGAAGAACGTAAAATCGAAGGTCGCTCATTTCCTCCGCTGAAAAACGTGATAGTGGAATCAGAGAAAATTCACTCAACGATACCCAAAAGTCAAGAACTTCTCAATCGCACTTTTACTGAAAAAAATGTCCAAAATCAAATAAAAGAAGCAGCATTTAGTGTAGTTCACATAGCGACTCACGGTGAGTTTAGTTCTAACGCCGAGAAAACCTTTATTCTCACTTGGGAACAGCTGTTGAAAGTAAAAGATTTTGATAACTTATTGCGGCTTCGTACTACAAGCGATCGCGCAATTGAATTACTTGTCCTCAGTGCTTGTCAAACCGCTAGTGGTGACAAGCGAGCTACCTTAGGGTTAGCGGGAATAGCCGTGCGAGCAGGCACCCGCAGTACTTTAGCAACATTGTGGTCGATAGAAGACCAATCAACTGCGGAACTAATGAACCAATTTTATAAACACTTAGCAGACACCAGAGAAACTAAAGCCGAAGCTTTGCGTCACGCTCAACTTGCTTTATTAGCTAAATATCAAACTCCTTATTTTTGGGCACCTTATGTTTTAGTCGGAAATTGGCTTTAA
- a CDS encoding two-partner secretion domain-containing protein yields MKLLFMRFWLIHGSALLLLFSSQPTVAQITPDATLPINSRVTQQNNVNLIEGGTTAATNLFHSFETFSIPTGGVAFFNNALNIQNIISRVTGKSSSNIDGTIRALGTANLFLINPNGIVFSQNAKLDIGGSFLASTANAIEFGNQGFFSASNPEAPLPLLTINPSALFFNSFATAPIQVNSAAPSGLAPSSTLTANGLRVPDGQNLSLVGGDININGGGLFAFGGRVELGGFRSAGTVNLNGNGSNLSLSFPDGVGRSDVSLTNNATVNVRGQDAGSIAINAQNLNLANQSRILAGIASGLGSVKSIAGNIDINAQAAVNVQNESRIDNSVQPNAIGQSGDININTGSLSLGNDGDLNASTAGIGNAGNITINAKDTVSVDGVGITTASAVSSDAEATAVGKAGNISITTGSLSLTNGGVILSFSGSGDGGNITVNARDTVSFDGLGFNAKGETSRSGLFSSIVAPEAVGNGGDISITTNSLTVKNGARLSASTFGRGNAGNININARDAVLFDGVDTTQLIPRPSGAFSTVYQTAVGNGGDINITTNALTVRNNAQLNASSLRQGSAGDIKVDSNFIRLDNQARILATTTSGNGGNINLGIQDFLLLRRGSQISTNAGTAEAGGNGGNININAPLGFLLAVKNENSDISANAYEGSGGKVQIQAFGIFNIEQRRREDLIRRIGKDDPRELNAQNLQSNDITAISQENAALSGQVNIITPYIDPSSGLVELPDDVSDRSNLIAQGCPANQGNKFTIVGRGGLPPLPTEAVRSNQTATVNWVTLDLGTRGGEGKRERGGNFQLRTHHNSQLDTQMMPATGWVINNKGEVTLIASASQNHINDFLSTACPNQAAVSQDKS; encoded by the coding sequence ATGAAACTGCTTTTCATGCGCTTCTGGCTGATTCATGGCAGTGCGCTACTACTTTTATTTAGTTCTCAACCAACAGTTGCACAAATTACCCCGGATGCAACCCTACCGATAAACTCCAGAGTCACACAACAGAACAATGTAAACCTCATCGAAGGAGGAACAACCGCAGCAACAAATCTATTTCACAGCTTTGAGACATTTTCTATTCCTACTGGTGGTGTCGCTTTCTTTAACAATGCTCTAAATATTCAAAATATTATCAGTCGGGTAACGGGTAAATCTAGTTCTAACATTGATGGTACAATCCGCGCTTTGGGTACAGCAAACTTATTCTTGATTAATCCCAATGGAATTGTATTTAGTCAAAATGCCAAGTTAGATATCGGTGGCTCATTTTTGGCAAGTACTGCTAATGCCATTGAATTTGGCAATCAAGGCTTTTTCAGCGCTTCTAACCCAGAAGCACCTCTCCCCTTGCTGACAATAAATCCTTCAGCGTTGTTCTTCAATTCCTTTGCCACTGCACCAATTCAGGTTAACTCAGCTGCACCTTCAGGATTAGCTCCATCAAGCACACTCACCGCAAATGGTCTGCGTGTTCCAGACGGTCAGAATTTATCTTTAGTTGGCGGTGATATCAATATAAATGGTGGCGGATTATTTGCTTTTGGTGGTCGAGTAGAGTTAGGAGGATTTAGAAGTGCGGGAACAGTTAACTTAAATGGAAATGGCAGCAATCTGAGTTTAAGTTTTCCTGATGGAGTGGGGCGAAGTGACGTATCGCTGACCAATAATGCTACTGTAAATGTGCGCGGTCAAGATGCTGGCAGTATTGCAATTAATGCCCAAAATTTAAATCTGGCAAATCAAAGCCGGATACTGGCTGGGATAGCATCTGGGCTGGGTTCAGTCAAAAGCATTGCCGGAAATATTGACATTAATGCACAAGCAGCAGTAAATGTTCAAAATGAGAGCCGTATTGATAATAGTGTGCAACCAAACGCTATTGGACAGTCAGGTGATATTAACATTAACACCGGCTCGCTATCTCTGGGCAATGATGGAGACTTGAATGCCAGCACCGCTGGAATCGGCAATGCTGGTAATATCACCATTAATGCTAAGGATACAGTTTCTGTTGATGGGGTGGGCATTACTACTGCGAGTGCAGTATCTAGCGATGCCGAGGCGACAGCGGTGGGTAAAGCAGGTAACATCAGCATTACCACAGGGTCACTATCTCTAACTAATGGCGGTGTTATATTGTCGTTTTCTGGAAGCGGCGATGGTGGCAATATTACTGTGAATGCACGAGATACAGTATCTTTTGATGGATTGGGCTTCAATGCAAAGGGCGAAACTTCGCGTAGCGGTCTATTTAGCAGTATTGTTGCACCTGAAGCCGTGGGCAACGGAGGAGACATCAGCATCACCACTAATTCTCTGACAGTTAAAAATGGCGCTAGATTATCTGCCAGTACTTTTGGTAGAGGAAATGCTGGCAATATCAATATTAATGCCAGAGATGCTGTCTTATTTGATGGGGTAGATACAACACAATTAATTCCAAGACCAAGTGGTGCATTCAGCACTGTATATCAAACAGCAGTGGGCAATGGAGGTGACATCAACATCACCACTAATGCCTTAACTGTGAGAAATAATGCTCAATTGAATGCTAGCAGTCTCCGACAAGGATCTGCCGGAGACATCAAAGTTGATTCTAACTTCATCCGGCTTGATAATCAGGCACGTATCTTAGCCACAACTACATCTGGTAACGGTGGAAATATTAACTTAGGAATTCAAGACTTCTTGCTATTGCGTCGTGGAAGCCAAATCTCCACTAATGCCGGTACCGCTGAAGCTGGCGGCAACGGCGGTAACATTAATATTAATGCCCCTTTAGGCTTTCTACTTGCTGTCAAAAATGAAAATAGCGATATCAGCGCTAATGCTTATGAAGGTTCTGGTGGCAAAGTGCAAATTCAAGCTTTTGGTATTTTTAATATCGAACAGCGTAGGCGAGAAGACTTAATACGCCGCATAGGAAAAGACGATCCCCGCGAATTAAATGCTCAAAATTTACAGTCAAACGACATTACGGCAATTTCCCAGGAAAATGCGGCGTTGAGCGGGCAAGTAAATATTATTACCCCTTACATTGACCCAAGTTCAGGGTTAGTGGAATTACCAGATGATGTAAGCGATCGCTCTAATTTAATTGCTCAAGGTTGTCCGGCAAATCAAGGCAATAAATTTACAATCGTCGGACGCGGGGGTTTACCACCTTTACCAACTGAAGCAGTGCGTAGTAATCAGACTGCAACTGTCAATTGGGTGACGTTGGATCTGGGGACGAGAGGGGGAGAGGGAAAGAGGGAAAGGGGGGGAAATTTCCAACTCAGAACTCACCACAACTCGCAACTGGACACCCAGATGATGCCAGCTACAGGTTGGGTAATTAACAACAAAGGTGAGGTGACGTTGATCGCCTCTGCGTCCCAAAACCATATAAATGATTTTTTGTCAACAGCTTGCCCAAATCAAGCAGCCGTTAGTCAAGATAAAAGCTAA
- a CDS encoding carboxymuconolactone decarboxylase family protein has product MSDTQSTNLPPDLAAFGDSYAELFGEVPPLPKAKFEFSSEIDPEGLRLAEKFRAHAFYNKTFDTKTTQLMLFGMLLVMGVPAAKHHAIAARRAGATWQELHQVTELASAVVALGPFNNGSAILNELRHQERKHNQQSNK; this is encoded by the coding sequence ATGTCTGACACGCAATCGACGAATCTACCCCCTGACCTTGCAGCCTTTGGTGATAGCTACGCCGAATTATTTGGCGAAGTGCCACCATTACCGAAAGCAAAATTCGAGTTTAGTAGTGAAATCGACCCGGAGGGATTGCGACTCGCCGAGAAATTTCGCGCTCATGCCTTCTACAACAAAACTTTCGACACCAAGACAACGCAATTAATGCTGTTTGGGATGCTGTTAGTTATGGGTGTCCCAGCTGCAAAACACCACGCGATCGCCGCTCGTCGCGCTGGAGCAACTTGGCAAGAACTGCACCAAGTCACCGAACTCGCATCAGCTGTCGTCGCCTTAGGTCCCTTCAACAATGGTAGCGCCATTTTAAACGAACTCCGCCACCAAGAAAGAAAACACAACCAACAAAGCAACAAGTAG
- a CDS encoding xanthine dehydrogenase family protein molybdopterin-binding subunit, with the protein MNIEAVGKPMNRVDGHLKVTGAAHYAAEFPMENLVHAVLIGSSITRGTIKSIDTSAAEKSPGVIAIITHLNAPKLKEVAVMMKGGAAAEARVPLLDGNIYHNGQYIGVVVADTLERATHAASLVRVAYEEQPFVTEMEREKAVMPMGEVGFRPADIARGNLEQGLAEAEVRLEETYTTPTENHNPMETHATTAVWEGNKLTVYDATQFTFGERKALAQGFGIPEENVRVVCHFIGGAFGCKGSMWSHVPLAAIAARQVKRPVKLVLTRQQMFTNVGHRAETEQQIILGAKRDGRLTAIAHKGISHTCSEAVGEFVEPFTVATHILYATENLQTSQRVVKVNKGQPTFMRAPGETPGTFALESAMDELAYKLNLDPIELRLRNYAETDPDKKLPWSSKSLKECYQLGAEKFGWSRRNPTPRSMRDGRYLIGMGMATATYPVYRFPASAVTKIMLDGSVVVQSGTHEMGTGTATVMAQVIADVLGVPVEQVRFELGDTNMPNAPVSGGSATVASVGSAVVGATKAARAKLLDIARADKRSPLYDIPDTEIAFEDGRMFVKSDKGKSESYADILKRQNLKQVEANFDVQFDEENKEYSMHSFGAQFAEVHVDQDLGEVRVKRFVGAFGTGRVLNLKTARSQMIGGITMGLGMALFEETVTDHNFGRIVNPNLGEYHVPVNADVPAIEVYFVEEKDPHVNAMGAKGVGEIGITGVAAAVANAVYHATGNRIRDLPITPDKLL; encoded by the coding sequence ATGAATATTGAAGCAGTTGGCAAACCGATGAACCGTGTTGATGGACACCTGAAAGTCACAGGTGCGGCACATTACGCGGCTGAATTCCCGATGGAAAATCTCGTCCACGCAGTACTTATTGGTAGTTCTATTACCCGTGGAACTATTAAGAGCATTGATACAAGCGCGGCAGAAAAATCACCAGGAGTCATTGCGATTATCACGCACCTCAACGCGCCCAAATTGAAAGAAGTGGCAGTTATGATGAAGGGGGGAGCCGCAGCCGAAGCCCGCGTTCCCTTATTAGATGGCAATATATATCACAATGGTCAATATATCGGTGTTGTAGTTGCCGATACCTTGGAACGCGCCACCCACGCTGCATCTTTGGTACGTGTCGCTTACGAAGAGCAACCATTTGTAACTGAGATGGAGCGGGAAAAGGCAGTTATGCCAATGGGTGAGGTTGGGTTCAGACCGGCAGACATCGCACGCGGCAATTTAGAGCAAGGTTTGGCTGAAGCTGAAGTGCGGTTAGAAGAAACTTACACCACACCCACCGAAAATCACAACCCGATGGAAACCCACGCCACAACCGCTGTCTGGGAGGGTAACAAACTCACCGTATACGATGCCACACAGTTTACATTCGGTGAGCGGAAAGCTCTAGCGCAAGGCTTTGGCATTCCGGAAGAAAATGTGCGTGTCGTCTGCCATTTTATCGGCGGGGCGTTTGGCTGTAAAGGTAGTATGTGGTCGCATGTTCCCCTAGCTGCCATTGCTGCGCGTCAAGTCAAACGTCCGGTAAAGTTAGTTTTGACACGCCAGCAGATGTTTACCAATGTTGGACATCGAGCGGAAACAGAGCAGCAAATTATACTTGGGGCAAAACGTGATGGGCGGTTGACGGCGATCGCTCATAAAGGCATTTCTCACACTTGTTCTGAAGCGGTGGGTGAATTCGTCGAACCATTCACCGTGGCAACGCACATCCTGTACGCTACCGAGAACTTGCAAACCTCACAGCGGGTAGTCAAGGTTAACAAAGGGCAGCCCACATTTATGCGTGCGCCTGGGGAAACTCCGGGAACTTTTGCCCTAGAATCAGCAATGGACGAACTCGCATACAAGTTAAATTTAGACCCGATTGAATTGCGGTTGCGTAATTATGCGGAGACAGACCCAGATAAAAAGCTGCCTTGGTCGAGCAAGTCGCTGAAGGAATGTTACCAGCTTGGCGCAGAGAAGTTCGGTTGGTCGCGACGCAACCCCACACCGCGTTCGATGCGCGATGGACGTTATTTAATTGGCATGGGCATGGCTACAGCTACCTATCCCGTATATCGCTTTCCTGCCAGCGCTGTAACCAAAATTATGCTTGATGGTAGCGTCGTCGTCCAAAGCGGTACGCATGAAATGGGTACGGGTACGGCAACAGTAATGGCACAAGTCATCGCCGATGTGTTGGGTGTGCCTGTGGAACAAGTGCGATTTGAACTCGGTGATACTAATATGCCGAATGCGCCTGTTTCTGGCGGTTCGGCGACAGTTGCTTCAGTGGGTAGTGCAGTTGTCGGCGCGACAAAAGCTGCACGTGCAAAACTACTGGATATTGCACGTGCAGATAAGCGATCGCCTCTTTACGACATCCCGGATACAGAAATCGCTTTTGAAGATGGGCGGATGTTTGTTAAAAGCGATAAAGGCAAAAGCGAAAGTTACGCAGATATACTGAAGCGGCAAAATCTCAAGCAGGTGGAAGCTAACTTTGATGTTCAGTTTGACGAAGAAAATAAGGAGTACTCAATGCACTCCTTTGGCGCACAATTCGCCGAGGTGCATGTCGATCAAGACTTGGGTGAAGTGCGTGTAAAGCGGTTTGTCGGGGCTTTTGGTACGGGACGGGTGCTGAATTTGAAAACAGCGCGATCGCAAATGATAGGCGGCATTACTATGGGGTTAGGTATGGCGCTATTTGAAGAAACTGTCACCGATCATAACTTCGGGCGCATTGTCAACCCCAATTTGGGAGAGTACCACGTCCCTGTAAACGCCGATGTGCCGGCAATTGAAGTTTATTTTGTCGAAGAAAAAGACCCGCACGTTAACGCGATGGGTGCTAAAGGTGTAGGGGAAATCGGCATTACTGGAGTAGCGGCAGCTGTGGCAAATGCAGTTTATCATGCGACAGGCAACCGCATCCGCGATTTACCAATTACACCAGATAAGTTACTGTAA
- a CDS encoding FAD binding domain-containing protein has product MKPFAYTRATEERAAIQTVASNTEAKFIAGGTNLLDLMKEGVTQPSQLVDITRLPLAQVEVISGGVRIGAMAKNSDVANNQLIKERYPLLSEAFLAGASPQLRNMASVGGNLLQRTRCYYFYDTSMPCNKREPGSGCAAIEGYNRIHAILGASDKCIATHPSDMCVALAALDATIRVQGANGIRTIPIAEFHRLPGDTPEIDTVLQQGELIVSVDLPDSPFARRSHYLKVRDRASYAFALVSVAAALDIDNDTIKAARIAMGGVAHKPWRSLEAEKILVGAKPNEETFTAAATAIVQEAKPQKYNKFKVEMAKRAIVRALTTVGEMA; this is encoded by the coding sequence ATGAAACCATTTGCTTACACCCGCGCTACAGAAGAACGGGCAGCCATTCAAACGGTTGCAAGTAACACAGAAGCAAAATTCATCGCGGGTGGGACTAACTTGCTTGATTTGATGAAAGAAGGTGTCACGCAACCTTCACAGCTTGTTGATATTACCCGATTACCATTAGCGCAAGTTGAGGTGATATCAGGTGGGGTGCGAATTGGTGCTATGGCAAAAAACAGCGATGTGGCAAATAATCAACTGATTAAAGAACGATATCCGTTACTTTCTGAAGCCTTTCTTGCCGGCGCCTCACCACAACTGCGAAACATGGCAAGTGTGGGTGGAAATTTGCTGCAAAGAACGCGCTGCTATTATTTCTACGATACCTCGATGCCTTGCAATAAACGTGAACCCGGTTCAGGTTGTGCCGCAATTGAAGGGTATAACCGAATTCACGCCATTTTGGGTGCGAGTGACAAATGTATTGCTACTCATCCTTCTGATATGTGTGTGGCACTAGCCGCGCTTGATGCTACCATTCGCGTTCAGGGTGCGAACGGGATACGTACAATTCCCATCGCCGAGTTTCATCGTTTACCGGGTGACACGCCAGAAATTGATACGGTGCTGCAACAAGGTGAGTTAATTGTGTCTGTTGATTTGCCAGATTCACCGTTTGCAAGGCGATCGCATTATCTCAAAGTACGCGATCGCGCTTCTTATGCTTTTGCCTTGGTTTCGGTTGCCGCAGCTTTGGATATTGACAACGATACCATCAAAGCGGCGCGAATTGCAATGGGTGGTGTCGCCCACAAACCTTGGCGATCGCTTGAAGCTGAGAAAATTCTCGTTGGTGCGAAACCGAACGAAGAGACATTTACAGCCGCAGCAACAGCAATTGTGCAAGAAGCCAAGCCGCAAAAGTACAACAAATTCAAAGTGGAAATGGCAAAACGGGCGATCGTCCGCGCACTTACTACTGTAGGAGAAATGGCATGA
- a CDS encoding (2Fe-2S)-binding protein produces the protein MTQAPIKAPNLTPQTSDTINVTLRVNGKAHTLQIEPRVTLLDALREYIGLTGSKKGCDHGQCGACTVLADGRRINSCLSLAVMYDDVEITTIEGLAHGDELHPVQAAFIKHDGFQCGYCTPGQIMSAVALLEEGCPTSDEGIRECMSGNICRCGAYPGIVAAVQEVRASQG, from the coding sequence ATGACACAAGCTCCAATCAAAGCTCCCAACCTAACACCGCAAACATCAGATACTATCAACGTGACGCTGCGAGTCAACGGTAAAGCACACACTTTGCAAATTGAACCGCGTGTCACTCTACTGGATGCCCTACGAGAATACATTGGTCTGACTGGTAGTAAAAAAGGTTGCGACCACGGGCAATGCGGTGCTTGCACTGTGCTGGCTGACGGACGCAGAATTAATTCTTGTTTGTCGCTCGCTGTAATGTACGATGACGTTGAAATTACCACGATTGAAGGACTAGCTCACGGTGATGAACTTCATCCGGTACAAGCAGCATTTATCAAGCACGACGGCTTTCAGTGCGGCTATTGTACACCCGGTCAAATCATGTCTGCTGTGGCTCTTCTAGAAGAAGGATGTCCAACATCGGATGAAGGCATTAGAGAGTGTATGAGTGGCAATATTTGCCGTTGCGGTGCTTATCCTGGTATCGTCGCTGCGGTGCAAGAAGTTCGCGCTTCTCAGGGATAG